One window of the Chanos chanos chromosome 11, fChaCha1.1, whole genome shotgun sequence genome contains the following:
- the LOC115823840 gene encoding butyrophilin-like protein 8, with protein MMDFREMVIAIWMLVFVSVLFCHAEVPDTFSVLVLDGPVSAKLGDSVVLPCSLSPSFSAVELEVRWYRPNQFTTPILLYKNQKIQESPVDPQYRDRVSLIGSLEEGNVSLKLEKLTLSDKGEYECHISSGTWYDKGTTSLTVNVLGSVPVLSFTETGGGYLNVTCVSDGWSPQPTVTWRDREGNEIKQDSNVMYKTDTEDLVSVSSWLLFSPSESEWISCSVSLSDQEKREGRIVPHRKAWRAFIVLLVISLLAFSVLSTLLFILHKKRDHQKPLGTDPTGIWQ; from the exons ATGATGGATTTCCGTG AAATGGTGATTGCCATATGGATGttggtttttgtgtctgtgcttttcTGTCATGCTGAAG TTCCAGATACATTCTCTGTGCTGGTCCTTGATGGTCCAGTTTCAGCCAAGCTGGGAGACTCTGTGGTTTTGCCCTGtagtctctctccttccttcagtGCTGTAGAGCTGGAGGTGCGCTGGTACAGGCCCAATCAATTCACGACTCCAATTTTATTGTACAAGAATCAGAAGATCCAGGAGAGTCCTGTAGACCCTCAGTACAgggacagagtgtctctgatagggagtctggaggaggggaatgtgtctctgaaactggagaaactcacactgtcagacaaagGAGAATATGAGTGCCATATCAGTAGTGGAACTTGGTATGACAAGGGTACAACATCACTCACAGTAAATG TACTAGGCTCTGTACCAGTCCTCTCATTCACTGAAACAGGAGGAGGATATTTGAATGTtacctgtgtgtcagatggttGGTCTCCACAGCCCACAGtaacctggagagacagagaagggaatGAGATCAAACAggacagtaatgtgatgtacaAGACAG ATACTGAAGAtctggtgagtgtgagttcttggctgctcttctctccctctgagtcagagtggatctcctgctctgtcagtttatctgatcaggagaagagagaggggagaattGTACCACACAGGA aagcatgGAGAGCATTTATTGTCCTGCTGGTCATCAGTCTGTTGGCCTTCAGTGTCTTATCCaccctcctcttcattttacaCAAGAAGAGAG ATCATCAGAAACCACTGGGCACAGATCCAACAGGTATATGGCAGTAA
- the LOC115823841 gene encoding erythroid membrane-associated protein-like, translated as MGDESFSFAEMQPLKQEIEDEETRSQEKCETETVMKKPETADKETNTDTAVIPGWDKMPLSKERLTLDKTTCHKGLTVKKKGKEVSFDKGVFKHSISSESMVDVLCKEMFKSGCHYWEVIVLDVKKGPVPKLSWYVGVTSHEEKERKKESLTPENGYWVLQYERGKGFYVNTGLPTPVLVRDSFSTLGVYLDMYKKTLSFYDVDSKSHLYTFTEVKSENVLTPLFSPGDRCDHSLTLK; from the exons ATGGGAGATGAATCTTTTTCCTTTGCAGAAATGCAGCCACTGAAACAGGAAATTGAAGATGAAGAAACTAGATCACAAG aaaaatgtgaaacagagacTGTGATGAAGAAACCAGAAACTGCAGACAAAGAAACCAACACGGACACTGCTGTAATACCAG GCTGGGACAAGATGCCTCTTTCAAAAG AGCGCCTCACACTGGACAAAACAACATGTCACAAAGGtctgacagttaaaaagaaaggaaaggaagtgAGCTTTGACAAAGGGGTTTTCAAACATTCCATATCCTCTGAATCCATGGTTGATGTTCTGTGTAAAGAGATGTTTAAGTCAGGCTGTCACTACTGGGAGGTGATTGTGTTAGATGTAAAAAAGGGTCCTGTCCCTAAACTGTCCTGGTATGTCGGTGTGACTTCtcatgaagaaaaggaaagaaagaaagagtcatTAACTCCAGAGAATGGCTACTGGGTTCTCCAGtatgaaagagggaaaggatTCTATGTAAATACTGGCCTTCCTACCCCAGTGTTAGTAAGAGACTCATTCTCAACACTGGGGGTGTATTTAGACATGTATAAGAAGACTCTGTCTTTCTATGATGTGGATTCAAAATCACATCTTTACACTTTCACTGAGGTTAAGTCTGAAAATGTATTGACTCCACTCTTCAGTCCTGGAGACAGATGTGATCATTCTCTGACGCTAAAGTAA